One genomic window of Micrococcus flavus includes the following:
- a CDS encoding zinc-dependent metalloprotease, translating to MSADQPRTPGRTGSSGEPLVHPVDWAFAARTAEALTAAGPRTTAREARREAEGLRAAADAAVPHVHRLTGLEAARGLRDSQVLVVDRPTWSRANTQSFAALLGPTFARLQATRPAEYEAATLPVTTRATALEMGGILAWLSSKVLGQYDPFSALPGPDGEPAGPAGGRLMLVVPNVVQVRREIHVDPADFRLWVCLHEQTHRVQFAAAPWLREHLQAEITGLTGGLFDKAESLPERLRSALATANPLAGSARGRGEGAVAGEVPRDGPAARPSLGLLGALQDEEDRARLSRVTAVMSLLEGHANVVMDAVDSSVVSSVKTIRRRFDERGDRRSALDKAIRRILGMDAKMAQYRDGQRFVDAVVSEIGMDGFNVVWDAPELLPSEAEIHAPDTWVARIRAEA from the coding sequence ATGAGCGCAGACCAGCCCCGCACGCCCGGCCGCACCGGCTCGTCCGGGGAGCCCCTCGTGCACCCCGTGGACTGGGCGTTCGCCGCCCGCACGGCCGAGGCCCTGACCGCCGCCGGGCCGCGCACCACCGCGCGGGAGGCCCGCCGGGAGGCCGAGGGCCTGCGCGCCGCCGCGGACGCCGCCGTGCCGCACGTGCACCGGCTCACCGGCCTCGAGGCCGCCCGTGGGCTGCGCGACTCCCAGGTGCTCGTGGTGGACCGGCCCACGTGGTCGCGCGCCAACACGCAGTCGTTCGCCGCGCTGCTGGGCCCCACGTTCGCGCGCCTGCAGGCCACGCGGCCCGCGGAGTACGAGGCCGCCACGCTGCCCGTGACCACCCGCGCCACGGCCCTGGAGATGGGCGGGATCCTCGCGTGGCTGTCCTCCAAGGTCCTCGGTCAGTACGACCCGTTCAGCGCCCTCCCCGGTCCCGACGGCGAACCCGCCGGCCCCGCGGGCGGGCGCCTGATGCTCGTGGTGCCGAACGTGGTGCAGGTCCGCCGGGAGATCCACGTGGACCCCGCCGACTTCCGCCTGTGGGTCTGCCTGCACGAGCAGACCCACCGCGTGCAGTTCGCCGCCGCCCCGTGGCTGCGCGAGCACCTGCAGGCGGAGATCACGGGGTTGACCGGCGGCCTGTTCGACAAGGCCGAGTCCCTGCCCGAGCGCCTGCGCTCCGCCCTGGCCACCGCCAACCCCCTGGCCGGGTCCGCGCGGGGCCGGGGTGAGGGGGCCGTGGCCGGGGAGGTCCCGCGGGACGGACCGGCCGCGCGGCCGAGCCTCGGGTTGCTGGGGGCCCTGCAGGACGAGGAGGACCGGGCGCGCCTGTCCCGCGTGACCGCCGTGATGTCCCTGCTCGAGGGGCACGCGAACGTGGTCATGGACGCGGTGGACTCCTCCGTCGTCTCCTCGGTGAAGACCATCCGCCGCCGCTTCGACGAGCGCGGGGACCGCCGCTCCGCGCTGGACAAGGCGATCCGCCGGATCCTGGGCATGGACGCCAAGATGGCCCAGTACCGGGACGGTCAGCGGTTCGTGGACGCGGTGGTCTCGGAGATCGGCATGGACGGGTTCAACGTGGTGTGGGACGCCCCCGAGCTGCTGCCGAGCGAGGCGGAGATCCACGCCCCGGACACCTGGGTGGCACGCATCCGCGCCGAGGCCTGA
- the serS gene encoding serine--tRNA ligase codes for MIDVKDLMDQPEKYRASQEARGADASLVDRIVEADASRRASISRFEELRAEQKAFGKKVAQAQGDQKQALLAEVKDLAAQVKEAEAAANAAEAELLAHQRAFPNLIVEGIPAGGEDDFMVVKEVGSPRDFAAEGFEPRDHLELGELIGGIDMERGAKVSGARFSFLTGVAARLELAILQMGLDLALENGFIPVIPPTLVRPETMQGTGFDVEHDDEIYRLERDDLYLVGTSEVALAGYHADEIIDVAEPTRYAGWSTCYRREAGSAGKDTRGIIRVHQFNKLEMFIYCSVDQAEAEHARLLEWEERMLAAIEVPYRVIDIAAGDLGMSAARKFDCEAWVPTQGTYRELTSTSNCTTFQARRLNIRERVQKEDGSKGGTRTVATLNGTLATTRWIVAILENHQNADGSVTVPAALRPYLGGLERFELV; via the coding sequence GTGATCGACGTCAAGGACCTCATGGACCAGCCCGAGAAGTACCGCGCCTCGCAGGAGGCCCGCGGAGCCGACGCGTCCCTCGTGGACCGGATCGTCGAGGCGGACGCCTCCCGCCGCGCGTCGATCTCCCGCTTCGAGGAGCTGCGCGCCGAGCAGAAGGCCTTCGGCAAGAAGGTGGCTCAGGCCCAGGGCGATCAGAAGCAGGCCCTGCTGGCCGAGGTGAAGGACCTCGCCGCGCAGGTGAAGGAGGCGGAGGCTGCGGCCAACGCGGCCGAGGCCGAGCTGCTGGCCCACCAGCGCGCCTTCCCCAACCTGATCGTCGAGGGCATCCCCGCCGGCGGCGAGGACGACTTCATGGTGGTGAAGGAGGTCGGCTCCCCGCGCGACTTCGCGGCCGAGGGCTTCGAGCCCCGCGACCACCTGGAGCTCGGCGAGCTGATCGGCGGGATCGACATGGAGCGCGGCGCGAAGGTCTCCGGCGCCCGGTTCTCCTTCCTCACGGGCGTGGCCGCGCGCCTCGAGCTGGCCATCCTGCAGATGGGCCTGGACCTGGCACTGGAGAACGGGTTCATCCCGGTCATCCCGCCCACGCTGGTGCGCCCCGAGACCATGCAGGGCACCGGCTTCGACGTGGAGCACGACGACGAGATCTACCGCCTCGAGCGGGACGACCTCTACCTCGTGGGCACCTCCGAGGTGGCCCTGGCCGGGTACCACGCGGACGAGATCATCGACGTCGCCGAGCCCACCCGGTACGCCGGCTGGTCCACGTGCTACCGCCGTGAGGCGGGGTCCGCGGGCAAGGACACCCGCGGCATCATCCGCGTGCACCAGTTCAACAAGCTGGAGATGTTCATCTACTGCTCCGTGGACCAGGCCGAGGCCGAGCACGCCCGGCTGCTGGAGTGGGAGGAGCGGATGCTCGCGGCCATCGAGGTGCCCTACCGCGTGATCGACATCGCCGCCGGCGACCTGGGCATGTCCGCCGCCCGCAAGTTCGACTGCGAGGCCTGGGTCCCCACCCAGGGCACCTACCGTGAGCTGACCTCCACGTCCAACTGCACCACGTTCCAGGCCCGTCGCCTGAACATCCGCGAGCGCGTGCAGAAGGAGGACGGCTCCAAGGGCGGGACCCGCACCGTGGCCACCCTCAACGGCACGCTGGCCACCACGCGCTGGATCGTCGCGATCCTGGAGAACCATCAGAACGCGGACGGCTCCGTGACCGTGCCCGCCGCGCTGCGCCCGTACCTGGGCGGGCTGGAGCGCTTCGAGCTCGTCTGA
- a CDS encoding diacylglycerol/lipid kinase family protein, producing MTPEMLSALVALVLGVVLAVTLGFVVARQGRLRRSLGHARADVQALEARVATLSDRLTAAEGEAHSGHELALIYNPVKSGVDEIRAYVETQARRDGFGDVLVLETEEDDPGVQMARDAVAAGVRRVLVAGGDGTVRTVAEELANTSVALGIIPLGTGNLLARNLSLPINDPEECVRIALHGHQRVIDTVDVRLVHEDGERTRHTFTVMGGAGYDADIMGDTRDDLKDMAGWLAYSEAGLRHLGGERREVSVALDGGPFRTFRMRSVLVANCGMLTAGMELLPEAKLDDGLLDVLILSPRNTLDWARIALKTLTRHRRDLDSLHTKQATRVQVRFAEPTLSQLDGDATGSITALDARVQADSLVVMIKNEERASVQS from the coding sequence ATGACCCCGGAGATGCTGTCCGCCCTCGTCGCACTGGTGCTGGGCGTGGTGCTGGCCGTGACCCTCGGCTTCGTGGTGGCCCGACAGGGCCGGCTGCGCCGCTCGCTCGGGCATGCCCGAGCGGACGTCCAGGCCCTCGAGGCCCGCGTGGCCACCCTCAGCGATCGGCTCACCGCGGCGGAGGGCGAGGCCCACTCGGGCCATGAGCTCGCCTTGATCTACAACCCGGTCAAGTCCGGGGTGGACGAGATCCGCGCGTACGTGGAGACCCAGGCCCGCCGGGACGGCTTCGGCGACGTCCTGGTCCTGGAGACCGAGGAGGACGACCCCGGCGTGCAGATGGCGCGGGACGCCGTCGCGGCCGGGGTGCGCCGCGTCCTCGTGGCCGGCGGCGACGGCACGGTGCGCACCGTGGCGGAGGAGCTCGCCAACACCTCCGTGGCCCTGGGGATCATCCCGCTGGGCACGGGCAACCTGCTGGCCCGCAACCTCAGCCTCCCGATCAACGACCCGGAGGAGTGCGTGCGGATCGCCCTGCACGGACACCAGCGGGTGATCGACACCGTGGACGTGCGCCTGGTCCACGAGGACGGCGAGCGCACGCGCCACACCTTCACCGTGATGGGCGGCGCCGGCTACGACGCCGACATCATGGGGGACACCCGCGACGACCTCAAGGACATGGCCGGCTGGCTGGCCTACTCCGAGGCCGGCCTGCGCCACCTGGGCGGGGAGCGCCGGGAGGTCTCCGTGGCCCTCGACGGCGGCCCCTTCCGGACCTTCCGGATGCGCTCCGTGCTGGTGGCCAACTGCGGGATGCTCACCGCCGGGATGGAGCTGCTGCCGGAGGCCAAGCTCGACGACGGCCTGCTGGACGTGCTGATCCTCTCCCCACGCAACACGCTGGACTGGGCACGCATCGCCCTCAAGACCCTGACCCGGCACCGCAGGGATCTGGACTCGCTGCACACGAAGCAGGCCACCCGGGTGCAGGTGCGCTTCGCCGAGCCGACGCTCTCCCAGCTCGACGGCGACGCCACCGGGAGCATCACCGCCCTGGACGCCCGGGTGCAGGCGGACTCCCTGGTCGTGATGATCAAGAACGAGGAGCGGGCCTCCGTCCAGTCCTGA
- a CDS encoding inorganic diphosphatase: MAHDVTIEIPAGSRVKYEFDHETGRLRLDRVLFTSMQYPTHYGYFENTLGEDGDPLDALVFLPGFDLVPGCVVEARPIGVFNMTDDGGGDAKVLCVPADKRFDHITELEHIEESLKAEIEHFFTRYKDLEPGKWVKAEGWDGRAVAEKELEASIERFDAAGEHSPSDEPQGRNVDTEEAQPATEEGSETDVPQGR, encoded by the coding sequence ATGGCGCACGACGTCACCATCGAGATCCCCGCGGGCTCCCGTGTGAAGTACGAGTTCGACCACGAGACCGGCCGCCTGCGCCTGGACCGCGTGCTGTTCACCTCGATGCAGTACCCCACGCACTACGGCTACTTCGAGAACACCCTCGGCGAGGACGGCGACCCGCTGGACGCCCTCGTGTTCCTGCCCGGCTTCGACTTGGTGCCCGGCTGCGTCGTGGAGGCCCGCCCGATCGGCGTGTTCAACATGACCGACGACGGCGGCGGCGATGCCAAGGTGCTGTGCGTTCCCGCGGACAAGCGCTTCGACCACATCACCGAGCTCGAGCACATCGAGGAGTCCCTCAAGGCGGAGATCGAGCACTTCTTCACCCGCTACAAGGACCTCGAGCCGGGCAAGTGGGTCAAGGCCGAGGGCTGGGACGGCCGCGCGGTCGCCGAGAAGGAGCTCGAGGCCTCGATCGAGCGCTTCGACGCCGCCGGCGAGCACTCCCCCTCCGACGAGCCGCAGGGCCGCAACGTGGACACCGAGGAGGCCCAGCCGGCCACCGAGGAGGGCTCCGAGACCGACGTGCCCCAGGGCCGCTGA
- a CDS encoding D-alanyl-D-alanine carboxypeptidase: MTDRRSERTLVVLCVLLALAVATLFLMLTRDFLLPRLVAAPAPAAVSSAPAAAPTTTTAPASPTPQTSSSAPGDLPSPAEVAAAVEPGLAQAPGTVSAEFRDLATGRVLYSRSADEPVAPASAVKILTGAAVVDTLGAETTLPTRVVALPADEGGGTTELVLVGGGDVLLGTGASDPSRVDGRAGLRTLAERTLAGLAERGVIGPVVVSTDLRLFEDADPLNPAWSTGMVESGNIAPVQPLATYGGRATPGTGQDRLADPAASAARTFQAELAALADADGAAVEVAVREEIPATDAPRERVRAAEPVAEVRSAPVGDQVEYLLAHSENQVAEALAHTAAAAAGLPATHAGAAALLEHEAAQIGVDTAGMDVVDASGLAVANRLSASQLVGVVTGLSADLGRALVLDALPRPGEDSTLGERFPAAPARDAVAAKTGTLDQTVSLTGTVTTTTGRVLAFSVVCSEVNWEIAPARAAIDEAVAAVAAL, encoded by the coding sequence GTGACCGACCGCCGCTCCGAGCGCACGCTCGTCGTCCTCTGCGTCCTGCTGGCCCTGGCTGTCGCGACCCTCTTCCTGATGCTCACCCGGGACTTCCTGCTCCCACGTCTGGTCGCGGCGCCGGCGCCCGCGGCGGTCTCCTCCGCACCGGCCGCCGCCCCGACGACGACGACGGCGCCCGCCTCGCCGACCCCGCAGACCTCCTCCTCGGCCCCCGGGGATCTGCCGAGCCCTGCGGAGGTGGCGGCCGCGGTCGAGCCGGGACTGGCCCAGGCGCCAGGGACGGTGTCCGCGGAGTTCCGCGACCTCGCCACGGGGCGGGTGCTGTACTCCCGCTCAGCGGACGAGCCCGTGGCCCCGGCGTCGGCGGTGAAGATCCTGACGGGGGCCGCCGTCGTGGACACGCTCGGCGCGGAGACCACCCTGCCCACCCGCGTGGTGGCCCTCCCAGCCGACGAGGGCGGCGGGACCACCGAGCTGGTCCTGGTGGGCGGCGGGGACGTCCTGCTCGGCACCGGGGCCTCGGACCCGTCCCGCGTGGACGGTCGCGCCGGCCTGCGCACCCTCGCCGAGCGGACCCTGGCCGGGCTGGCCGAGCGCGGCGTCATCGGCCCCGTGGTGGTGAGCACGGACCTGCGCCTGTTCGAGGACGCGGACCCCCTGAACCCGGCATGGTCCACGGGGATGGTGGAGAGCGGCAACATCGCCCCTGTCCAGCCGCTGGCCACCTACGGCGGGCGGGCCACGCCGGGGACCGGACAGGACCGGCTGGCGGACCCGGCCGCGTCCGCCGCCCGCACCTTCCAGGCGGAGCTGGCCGCCCTCGCGGACGCCGACGGGGCCGCCGTGGAGGTGGCCGTGCGGGAGGAGATCCCGGCCACGGACGCGCCGCGGGAGCGGGTCCGCGCCGCCGAACCCGTGGCCGAGGTGCGCTCCGCGCCCGTCGGCGACCAGGTGGAGTACCTGCTCGCCCACTCCGAGAACCAGGTCGCCGAGGCCCTCGCCCACACCGCCGCCGCGGCCGCCGGGCTGCCGGCCACCCACGCGGGCGCCGCCGCGCTCCTGGAGCACGAGGCGGCCCAGATCGGCGTGGACACGGCGGGCATGGACGTCGTCGACGCCTCCGGGCTCGCCGTGGCCAACCGGCTGAGCGCCTCCCAGCTCGTCGGGGTGGTCACGGGGCTGTCCGCCGACCTGGGCCGCGCCCTCGTGCTGGATGCCCTGCCGCGCCCCGGGGAGGACTCCACCCTGGGGGAGCGGTTCCCCGCCGCGCCGGCGCGCGACGCCGTCGCCGCCAAGACCGGAACCCTGGACCAGACCGTCTCACTCACGGGCACCGTCACCACGACGACGGGGCGCGTCCTCGCGTTCAGCGTCGTGTGCTCCGAGGTCAACTGGGAGATCGCGCCGGCCCGGGCGGCGATCGACGAGGCCGTGGCCGCCGTCGCCGCCCTCTGA
- a CDS encoding HAD family hydrolase → MTQKLVCLDVDGTIVDHDGHLHEPVREAVRAVVEAGHRVVIATGRSRGATLPVAKSLGIETGYMVCSNGGVTLRLDPSLEEGYEVTDLRTFDPHSVLAQLRDRLPSAKYALELPDGSFRSTERFQDMSFGVDAEGVSFEELMSTTAVRLVVFSTDSSAEEFGRAVEGIGLSGVAYSVGWTAWLDIAAAGVTKASALEGLRTVLHVDPADTVAVGDGRNDVEMLRWAGRGVAMGQAVDEVKEAADEVTGGVDEHGLADVLWSLVPEADRPAGVRVPEPSAR, encoded by the coding sequence ATGACTCAGAAGCTCGTGTGCCTGGACGTGGACGGAACCATCGTGGATCACGACGGGCACCTGCACGAGCCCGTGCGTGAGGCCGTGCGCGCCGTCGTCGAGGCCGGGCACCGCGTGGTGATCGCCACCGGGCGCTCGCGGGGGGCCACGCTGCCCGTGGCGAAGTCCCTCGGGATCGAGACCGGCTACATGGTGTGCTCCAACGGCGGCGTCACGCTGCGCCTGGACCCCTCGCTCGAGGAGGGCTACGAGGTCACCGACCTGCGCACCTTCGACCCCCACTCGGTGCTCGCGCAGCTGCGGGACCGGCTGCCGTCCGCCAAGTACGCCCTCGAGCTGCCGGACGGCTCCTTCCGCTCCACCGAGCGGTTCCAGGACATGTCCTTCGGCGTGGATGCCGAGGGCGTGTCCTTCGAGGAGTTGATGTCCACCACCGCGGTGCGTCTGGTGGTGTTCTCCACGGACTCCTCCGCGGAGGAGTTCGGCCGCGCCGTGGAGGGGATCGGCCTGTCCGGCGTGGCGTACTCCGTGGGGTGGACGGCGTGGCTGGACATCGCGGCGGCCGGCGTCACCAAGGCCTCCGCGCTCGAGGGCCTGCGCACCGTGCTGCACGTGGACCCCGCGGACACCGTGGCCGTGGGGGACGGCCGCAACGACGTGGAGATGCTCCGCTGGGCCGGCCGCGGCGTCGCCATGGGCCAGGCCGTGGACGAGGTCAAGGAGGCCGCGGACGAGGTCACCGGCGGCGTGGACGAGCACGGCCTGGCGGACGTCCTGTGGTCGCTCGTGCCGGAGGCCGACCGGCCCGCCGGCGTGCGCGTGCCGGAGCCGTCGGCGCGCTGA